In the genome of Pyrobaculum islandicum DSM 4184, the window GGGACTATATAACACATGTCAAAGATAAATTAGCAGAGTTATTCAAGGCAGAGAGAGTAAACTTTTTAATAGGGTCTAGAGAGGGGGTGCCGCCTGGCGTATTTCGTTTCGCATCTCTAGTAGTAGATTTAGTGCCCGAGGTCACCATTGCCACAGATTTTGTAATACCTTCGCTAGCTGTGGCTATCGCAAGCGCGCTAGAGGAAGCAAACGCCTTGCCTAAATATGTTGGGAAAAAGAGACCGAGATCCTCAGAGTGAAAAAGATAAATAGCCCTCATCATATCGAGTTTCGATGTCAGCTACAGAACAGCCGCAGCAGCAACAACAGAAGTTGAGGTGGGGCATAGCGTGGATATATTCATCTTCAAATAATACGATAATTACTATAACAGATTTAACAGGTGCCGAAACTGTAGCTCGCGTAAGCGGCGGCATGGTAGTACGTGCAGATAAAGATAAACCATCTCCCTGGGCGGCGATGCAAGCTGCTTACAAAGCGGCGCAATTAGCTCTTGCAAGAGGTATAAATGCAGTACATATAAAAGTGAGGGGACCCGGCGGCTATGGCATGAAAGTGCCCGGCCCCGGCGCCTCGGCTGCAATAAGAGCCCTAGCTAGGTCCGGCCTTATAATTGGGAGGATAGAAGACGTCACTCCAATACCACATGATACAATAAGGCCGCCAAGCGGGCGCAAGGGGAGGAGAGTCTAATGGAGAAAAAGGACTGTCTATTCACCATACTTGACTTTTGTAGTAATCGTAACTCTCGCGGAGTTCCTAATGATCTGCTTAAACAAGCTAGAATAAAAGCCCGCAAATTAATCATAGTTAGCAAATGTGGAGATGTTAGAGAGATTTTTTCAGCAATACGTATCATTGCCGGCGAAAACATGGATTTTCCAATGCGCCATTATCATGAGGTAGAGATCCAGGAAATAGCTAAGTTAGAGAGGTGTAGCACATTTGAAGTTTTAAACCTCTAAACTATATATGTTTAGTGATGACAAGGCATTTATGGCCTCATATGGCCGGCGCTGGAACAGCTGAGTTAAACGGGTTGATGAGAAAAGCTTTGTGAATTGTGAACGCGCTGAGCTACGCTGACCAAACATTTTTTATTATAAAAAGCGGTTTTGCTGTGGAAGCTGTACTTAGTAAGAAATTGTCAGATGGCAGAATAGAGTGTTTGGCTTGTGCCAGGAGATGTAAGTTAAGAGAGGGCCAGACGGGGTTCTGTGGTGTTAGAACTGTAAGAGACGGAGTCTTAAGGCTCGATGTATACGGCTTAATTTCTGCCATAGCTGTAGATCCAATAGAAAAAAAGCCGTTGACACATTTCTACCCAGGGGCTTTAGTTCTCTCGTTTTCAACTTTTGGATGTAACTGGGCTTGTCAATATTGTCAAAACTACGAGCTAAGCCAGAGGAGGAGAGCTGAAGGTTTTGAAGTTACGCCGGAGTTATTGGTAAAGATTGCAGAAAGCTACGGAGCCCACGGAATTACATACACATATAACGAGCCGTCAATTTTCATAGAGTTTGCCCACGACGTCGGCATATTAGCCCGTTCAAAAGGGCTCTTTAATACCTTTGTCACCAATGGCTATATGACCCCGGAGGCTGTGAAATACGCAAGCGAGTTTTTAGATGCGGCAACTGTAGACTTCAAAGGAAATGCAGACGAGAAATTCCTAAGGAGATATGTGTATATTACTGACGCAGAGCCCATCTTTGAGACTCTCGCAGAGATGAAAAAATATGGCATATGGGTAGAGATAACAGATCTTGTCGTGCCTGAAGTTGGCGACGACTTAGAAAAGGCTAGAAAACTCGTGAGACGGATAATAGATATATTAGGGCCAGAAGTCCCAATACACTTCCTACGCTTCCACCCAGATTACAACATGCGCCACCTCTTTCCAACACCTATAGAGACCTTGGAAAAACATGTAGAGGTCGCCAAGGAGGAGGGGGCAAAATATGCCTACGTGGGCAACGTGCCTGGCCACCGTTATGAACACACCTACTGTCCAGAGTGTGGGCGTGTGGTAATCAAGAGAAGGGGCTTTGACATCTTAGAAATAAACCTTATAGAGAAGGGGGGAGAATACAGATGTAAGTTCTGTGGCGCCAAGATTAACATAAAGGGGCGTATTATGCCAACGTGGAGAGAGGAGTTTCGCTTTGTCTATGTGCCGATACATGCATTTGCCAAGTGGGTCAAGCGCGAATCTTAATAAATAGTAATATAATAGAGTGGTGCAACGGCTGAAAAAGATTTTTTCAAGCGGTTTAGAAGACATAAGGACCAAATTAAAAGTCCACATAGGTCTCTCATTCGAATCTCTTCGCATATTGCAGGAGTTGATATCTGCAAAATCTATTGACAAGAGCTTTGTAGACGAGGCGCTGAGAAAAGTGACAGCTTTAGAGAGAGAGGGCGACGAGATAGTCAGAGACTTGGTAGATAGAGTTGCCCAGGGAGCTGTTGTGCCGACAATCACAAATGTGGTTTTAATTCTGCTTGATAACGTAGATAATATCCTCGACTTGATATATTTCGCGATTAAAGAAATCAGAAGAGGCTACCACTTGTGGTCAAGCGACCAGATATATACAATTATTATCACAGAGGTAAAAGAAATGCTCGATCTTATAAAAACTATGCTAGAATATTTCCAAAACATGCTTAATGCAAAAGGAGATGAGGATATCAGGCGATATGCGCGCCTCATAAGTTCTCTCGAAGAAGAAATTGACGAAATAAAGGAGAATATATTAGACAAAGCCTACGGGCTCCAACTAAACGCCGTAGAGTTCAACCATTTAATCTCCTTGGTATATACAGCTGATAAAATAGCCGACAATATACAAGACGCGGCCTACCACCTGGCAACTATCTCAACATCAATATAAATGGAAGACCTAGAAGATATATACACATTTTTACTAGCCCTCATACTGATATATAACAATTCGTTAGTGCTTCTAGGCCCCACCGCATGGGGCACGGGCGTCGGGCCTAGAAGATCTTTTATAATCGCCGTGGCGGGACAACTTCTAGGCATATCCACAAGCCATATGTCACACATACACGTGGGGACAAGCGAATTCCTATATATCGCGGCCCTTTACACCGCGTTGTCTATAGCTAAGATAAGCATACCAATATCTATAGTAGGATATGCTATATACTCACTCAGGCCAGACGCCGTAATTCTGTGGTTGACATCGCCCACAGTCTCTCTTATAGTTTTCCCACTATGTAAATTATTAAAAAGAAGCGACATAATGATATTACCATCGCTTTTCTTACTGATGTACGTATTCGGATATAACAACGTGGCGTTATTTTCACGCAATATACCACTAGCCACATTAGCGGTTGTAGTCGGAACATATCTTGGTCTCGGCTTTTCACGGTGGGTGGCAGATCTGGCGGCGCTCAGGCCAAGAACCGTAGTGGCAATAAACTTAGCTACTATAATTGGCGCGTTTATTGGAATATCATTTAACATACCTGTATCATTTACATTAGTCGCCTACTCTGCGATGTTAGTTGCCTCATTAAGCTCTAGTATAAGATTAATAAAGATAGAGAAATTCGTAAGAGCTTACGTCGGAATAATTATAGCGTTAATAGCCGCCGCTATATTTCCCGCTCTAAAATCACTACTTCTATCCCTGGTTTAACAAGCCGTTTAAACTCTTCGGCTTCTCTCCTCGAGCCCACTATTGCGCCATAGTGCATTGGTATAGCTACCTTTGGCTCTATTGTGTTTACAAACTCGGCGGCTTCAGAAGGCGTCATTACGTATACGCCAGACACAGGCACTAGAGCTACGTCTGTTTTTATATCTCTAAACTCTGGTATAAAGTCGCTATCTCCAGCGTGGAATATACTAACGTCGCCCCACTTTATAAGATATGCCACTCTTCCATCTTGCTTGGGGTGAAATACCACACCACGCGCAATATCTCTATATTTGTTTATATTATACGCTGGATAAGTCGTAACTTGGATATTTTCAATGCTCTTTGTCTCACCTGGCGTCACCTCTACGATATCTGTGACAACTTTGCCTACACATTGCCTGGCGATCTTTGGCGCAACCACTATAGTAGACGGCTTCTTTAACCGCTGAATAGACGGTGGATCGCAATGGTCAAAATGTTCATGAGTAATAAGCACAATATCGGCCTTAGGCTCGCCAAGTTGTATCTGGTATGGATCTATGTATAAAACCGCGCCTTCTCCGACAATTCTAAAAGCGTCATGCCCTAACCAATATATGGTCAGATTTTTGAACCTATATGGCATAAAAAAGAGTGGAGGTTAAAAAATATTTTTATTTTTCCTTATTTCTTTTTGCCGATTAGTCTGTAGACTTTTATTCCTGTGTATGGGGATTTTGCTACTGCAAATAACATCGGCCCGCGGGCAGTCTGCTTCTCAACAACCTCATACTGATCAGTCTCAAACGCCTGCTTCGCCTTAATATCGTAGAACTTCAACTTCTGCTTCTTGGACATGTGTTGACAATACTCATTGGTTTATAAAGCTTTTGTTTAATTTGGATACTGTATTTTATTCTACAGTATTCTTTATGAAATAAATATTGGGGATGTTCTATTTCTTCTTTGTTTTATTTATGTAGTTTTTCTCTTTCTGTATATTCTATATTGCTCTAGACCTTTTTTTGTAGGCCTCAATCTAAATAGTAAAGATAAGAAAATACATTACATTCAGTATTTAAAGGGACGTGGCTCTCTTATCGATATATATGGTGTATAGAAAAGTTGTTGCTATATTAGGCGTTGGCGGAGTCGGAAAGACCATTTTTGCTTATAGAATACTTAAGATATCGGATACGCCTGTACTTACGCTAAGACCTAGTTATTATAGAATTTACCTCGGAGATTTAGAAGTCGATTTAGTAGATGTGCCAGGT includes:
- a CDS encoding DUF47 domain-containing protein, which gives rise to MQRLKKIFSSGLEDIRTKLKVHIGLSFESLRILQELISAKSIDKSFVDEALRKVTALEREGDEIVRDLVDRVAQGAVVPTITNVVLILLDNVDNILDLIYFAIKEIRRGYHLWSSDQIYTIIITEVKEMLDLIKTMLEYFQNMLNAKGDEDIRRYARLISSLEEEIDEIKENILDKAYGLQLNAVEFNHLISLVYTADKIADNIQDAAYHLATISTSI
- a CDS encoding MBL fold metallo-hydrolase, whose product is MPYRFKNLTIYWLGHDAFRIVGEGAVLYIDPYQIQLGEPKADIVLITHEHFDHCDPPSIQRLKKPSTIVVAPKIARQCVGKVVTDIVEVTPGETKSIENIQVTTYPAYNINKYRDIARGVVFHPKQDGRVAYLIKWGDVSIFHAGDSDFIPEFRDIKTDVALVPVSGVYVMTPSEAAEFVNTIEPKVAIPMHYGAIVGSRREAEEFKRLVKPGIEVVILEREI
- the cc1 gene encoding DNA-binding protein CC1 — encoded protein: MSKKQKLKFYDIKAKQAFETDQYEVVEKQTARGPMLFAVAKSPYTGIKVYRLIGKKK
- the amrS gene encoding AmmeMemoRadiSam system radical SAM enzyme, with protein sequence MEAVLSKKLSDGRIECLACARRCKLREGQTGFCGVRTVRDGVLRLDVYGLISAIAVDPIEKKPLTHFYPGALVLSFSTFGCNWACQYCQNYELSQRRRAEGFEVTPELLVKIAESYGAHGITYTYNEPSIFIEFAHDVGILARSKGLFNTFVTNGYMTPEAVKYASEFLDAATVDFKGNADEKFLRRYVYITDAEPIFETLAEMKKYGIWVEITDLVVPEVGDDLEKARKLVRRIIDILGPEVPIHFLRFHPDYNMRHLFPTPIETLEKHVEVAKEEGAKYAYVGNVPGHRYEHTYCPECGRVVIKRRGFDILEINLIEKGGEYRCKFCGAKINIKGRIMPTWREEFRFVYVPIHAFAKWVKRES
- a CDS encoding Rab family GTPase — translated: MALLSIYMVYRKVVAILGVGGVGKTIFAYRILKISDTPVLTLRPSYYRIYLGDLEVDLVDVPGQRVFDVAMKFASFKIPVIDRLIYMYDVTNYESLFAISELHTLFIERGSQVAKG
- a CDS encoding 30S ribosomal protein S11, with the protein product MSATEQPQQQQQKLRWGIAWIYSSSNNTIITITDLTGAETVARVSGGMVVRADKDKPSPWAAMQAAYKAAQLALARGINAVHIKVRGPGGYGMKVPGPGASAAIRALARSGLIIGRIEDVTPIPHDTIRPPSGRKGRRV